The genomic DNA GCACCATGTCCTTCACGCCCTGGCGGGCCAGCTTCTTCGGGATCGGCAGGTAGCCGGCTTCCGGCATGCCCGGCGCGCCCGTCGGGCCGATGTTCTTCAGCACCAGCACGTCGTCGGCGTTCACGTCCAGGTCCGGATCGTCGATGCGATTCGCCATGTCCTCGGCGTTCTCGAACACCACGGCGCGGCCTTCATGCTCCATCAGCGCGGGGGCGGCCGCCGACTGCTTGATGATCGCGCCACCGGGGGCCAGGTTGCCTTCCAGCACGGCGATGCCGCCTTGCGGATAGATCGGGTCGGCCACGGTGCGGATCACGTGCTGCGTGAAGGGCGGACGGGCGTCGTCCAGCTCTTCGCCCAGCGTGCGGCCTGTCACGGTCAGCGCTTCCAAACGCAGCAGCGGACGCAGCTCGCGCAGCAGCGCGGGCACGCCGCCCGCCTTGTGCAGGTCTTCCATATAGTGCTGGCCCGAGGGCTTCAGGTCCACCAGCACCGGGGTTTCGCGGCTCATCTTGTCGAGCTGCTTCATGTCGATGTCGAAGCCCAGGCGGCCGGCCACGGCGGTCATGTGCACCACGCCGTTGGTCGAGCCACCGATGGCCAGCAGCACGCGCAGTGCGTTCTCGAAGGCCGCGGGCGTCATGATCTTGTCGGGCGTCAGGCGATTGCGCGCCATCGTCACGGCGGTCACGCCGGTCTGCTCGGCATAGCGCATGCGGTCGGCGGTCACGGCGGGAGGCGCGGCGCTGCCCGGCAGCATCATGCCCAGCGCCTCGGTCATGCAGGCCATCGTGCTGGCCGTGCCCATCACCGAGCAGGTGCCCACGCTGGCCACCAGCTGGTTGTTCACGTCGGCGATTTCCTCGCCATCGATTTCATCGGCACGGTACTTGCCCCAGAAACGGCGGCAATCCGTACAGGCCCCCACGCGCTCGCCGCGATGGCCGCCCGTCAGCATCGACCCCGTCACCAGCTGGATGGCGGGCACGCCGGCCGACGCCGCGCCCATCAACTGCGCCGGCACCGTCTTGTCGCAACCGCCGATCAGCACCACGGCATCCATCGGCTGGGCACGGATCATCTCTTCCGTGTCCATCGACATCAGGTTGCGCAGGTACATGCTGGTCGGCTGCGAGAAGCTCTCGTGCACCGAGATCGTGGGGAAGGGCATGGGCAGCCCGCCGCTCATCAGCACGCCGCGCTTCACCGCTTCCACCAGTTGGGGGGCGTTGCCATGACAGGGGTTATAGGCGCTGCCCGTGTCGATGATGCCCACCACCGGACGCGCCAGCGCGTCGTCGGTATAGCCCGCGCCCTTGATGAAGGCCTTGCGCAGGAACAGCGAGAAGCCGGCGTCGCCGTAGTTCGTCAGGCCCTTGCGCAGGCCGGATTTCGATTGGTCGTCGTCGCGATTGGAATTGTCTTGGCTCATGGCGATGCGTCATCTCGCCCAGGAAAAAATCCGGGCACAAAGGATGGAATAAAAGGGGGAAAGGGCCGTTTAGATTATCGATAATGTCGTTGACAATCATATCACCCATTCCTATGATGGCCGCAAGTGCCGGGCAAACCGGCCTGTAAATAAGACGCCGCGACACGTGGCGTTAGATAACCAGGAGGCTGTACCCATGAGGTTTTCCCTGAATTCCTGTCGTGCGCGCATGCTTGGCGCGGTCATGGTCGCTGGCGCCGCGTTCGCCGCTGCCGCACCCGTCGTTCAAGCGGCGTATCCCGACAAGCCCATCCGCCTGATCGTTCCCTACCCGCCCGGCGGCGCCACCGACGTGATCGGCCGCGTCGTCGGCCAGGCGCTGGGTGAATCGCTGGGCCAGACGGTCGTCGTGGAAAACCGCGCGGGTGCCGCCGGCAACATCGGCGCCGCCGCCGTCGCCTCGTCCGCCCCTGACGGCTACACCCTGCTGATGGGCGCGCTGACCAGCCACTCCATCAATTCGGTGCTGTACGCCAAGCAGGTGTCCTACGACCTGGAAAAGAGCTTCACCCCCGTGTCGCTGCTGGGCCGCGTGCCACTGGTCTTCGTGGTGAATCCCAGCGTCAAGGCCAACAACCTGAAGGAACTGATTGATCTGGCGAAGTCAAAGCCGGGCGAACTGACCTATGCGAACTCGGGCAATGGCTCGCCGCAGCATCTGTCGGGTGAACTGTTCAAGGTGACGGCGGGCGTGGACCTGCTGCAGGTTCCGTATCGCGGGAGCGGCCCCGCCATGACCGACCTGATCGGCGGCCAGGTGCTGACCATGATCGAAACCGTGCCGGCCGCGCAGCCGCATATTCAGGGCGGCAAGCTGCGTGCGCTGGCGGTGACGACGGCGCAACGTGTGTCGACGCTGCCGGATGTGCCGACCGCTGCCGAGGCGGGTTTGCCTAACTTCGAAGTGAATTCGATGTTTGGGATTCTGGCGCCGGCTGGCACGCCTGCTGATGTGGTGGAGAAGGTCAATGCCGCGCTGAAGGAAATCCTGGCCCGCCCGGCCGTGAAGGATGCGCTGTTGAAGCAGGGCGCGATTGCTGAATATGCGTCGGCTGCGGATACGGGCAAGGAGATCGCCAAGGAAGTGGGTAAATGGCGGGACGTGATTCAGAAGGCGAATATCAAGCCTGAGTGATGTAGAAAGCTGGTGATGGGGTTGGGAGGGTGATGGTGGCCCTTTGAACCCGACTCATACGGCGGGGGAGCGCCCCGGTTCTGGACGAGAGTCTGGAGCCGGGGCGTTTTTTTAAATTCGTTTGCCAAGGACGTGTTAATTGTTTGGCACTTGATTGAATTATGTATAAGTGATTGGTCTCGAATAGTGATAAAAAGCGAGATTGCACCAACAATGAAAATGTTCAAAAAATGATTGATCTGGGGCAGGCGAGTTTTTATATCGATGTGCCTAGCTTGGCGGGCGAAGAGTTTGAGTCGTACTCGACTCGTCTATTCGATCAGTGGGATGGCCATTTGGCTGAAGCGTTGGCACTACCTGATTACTCTCTGTCTCTTGTCGTAGATGAGGGGTCTATAAAAGGCAAGGGTCGCATAGCTACGCTAGCGACGGTGCTTTATTTCGGGATAGGCCAATACGGGTCTTTTGTCTCGGGCATTGAGACTATCTGGTCTCAAGTGAGTGCTGCAGGGACATTCCTTGGGAAGGCGGCAGCGGCTCCTTTTGGTGCCGAAAAAGTAAAGCCTAAGATAACAAAGCAAGGGGGTGATTTAGGAAAGCTGAGAAAACTGTTCGATCAAGTGCAAAGTGGGCGGCTATCGGTGGATCAAGCGATGCAGCAAGCGGAGAGGATGCTGGGGAATCGAGTAGATGTTGATTTTTTAAACGGTTTGGACGCATCTTTGCGTTCGGCACCCAGCTACCATCAGCAAACGCCAATATTTCCGCCGCACGAGTTTTCGGACCCCTTATTATCTGTGAGTGAGGGGCTTCGACCCTCTCCCTCTCGTCAACCTTCTCGACGGCAGCCGTCTTTGGCACTTAGGGTGGAGGTCTGGAGAGAATCCAAGGGATCAAGGCGGAACGTGAGAATGCAGCAAATCTAAAGGCACTAACGCCAATTCGGACGCTGTGCCTTCTGGATTCCTGATCTCTCTTGGATAAATTGTTTACAGGATCGTGCCCGCATCATCTCCGCAGCCTAGCGCTCTTAGCCGTGAGTTTGTTGGGGTCATTCAGGACTCTGCAGGCCACAAAGCGCTATAGTCCCGCCCCGTAGTGGCCCAACCCCTCGTGCCACGACATAGCGGCTCCCCCGAGCCGCACTGACAGCCATGCACGGGAAGCCCGCTTCCCCCGCATCTGATCAGCCAAACGCCGAGCCCCCTCGGCCAGCTGATGCGCTCTGGAACCACACCAATGTCTACCCCCGCTCCCCGCCCCTCCGTGCTTGCCACGGCATGGCGCCTCGTCCTTGCCTTCCTGATCCTGGCAACCGGCGCCTTCTTCACCTACTACGGCTTCCAGCTGGTCACCCTAAGCGGCAGCCCCTACTTCCTCATCGCAGGCATCCTCCTGCTGCTCTCGGGCATCCAGATCGCCCGCCGCAAAACCAGCGGCGCCTGGCTCTATGCACTCACCTTCGCAGGCACGCTGATCTGGGCCGTGGCCGACGCCGGCCTGGACTTCTGGCCGCTGGTGTCGCGCCTGATGGTGCTGGCCGGCCTGGGCATCCTGGTGTCGCTGTCCTATCCGCTGCTGCGCACTGACAAGCAGCAGGACAGCACCCCCACGAAGCGCAGTGCATCCAAGGTCGTCGCCGCCGTCCTGGCCGTCGCCTGCGTTGCCACCGTCGCCGGCATGTTCATGCCGCACGCGCCCGTGTCGAAGGGCGAGCAACTGGCCCTGAAGCCCGTCGACCCCGCCAAGGAACAAAAGAACTGGTCCCACTACGGCAACACCGAAGGCGGCACGCGTTTCGCCGCGTTGGACCAGATCACCCGCGACAACGTGAAGGACCTGGAAGTCGCCTGGACCTATCGCACCGGCGACACGCCCGTCAGCCCTGGCGGTGGCGGGGCGGAAGACCAGCAGACCCCCCTGCAGATCGGCAATCGTGTGTTCCTGTGCACGCCGCACAACAACGTGATCGCGCTGGACGCAACCACGGGCAAGGAACTCTGGAAGACGGAGATCAATGCCAAGCAGAAGAAGTGGATGCGCTGCCGTGGCCTGGCCTATTTCGACGTGGCCGAGCCGCTGGCGCAGCCCAACACGGAAGGCGCGTCGCTGGTGCTGCCGGTGAGCGTGCCTGCCGGCGCCATCTGCCAGCGCCGCATCCTGATGAACAGCGTGGCCCCCGAGCTGATCGCGCTGGATGCCGACACGGGCGCGTTCTGCCCCGACTTCGGCGTGAATGGCCGCGTGGACCTGCGCGCCGGCATGGGCAAGGGCGCGGACAAGGGCGAGTACTACCCGACCTCGGCGCCGACGCTGGCGGGCACGACGATCGTGATCGGCGGGCGCGTGGCCGACAACGTCAGCACCGACATGCCTGGCGGCGTGGTGCGCGGCTTCGACGTGATCACCGGCGCGCAGCGCTGGGCCTTCGATCCGGGCAAGCCGCAAGACCAGGCCGCGCCAGCCGACGGCCAGACCTATACGCGCTCGACGCCGAACGTGTGGGCGCCGATGTCCTATGACTCGACGTCCAACACGGTGTTCATGCCGGTGGGCAGCGCGGCGGTGGACCTGTGGGGCGTGAAGCACACGGCGCTGGACCGCAAGTACGGCGCGTCGATGCTGGCGGTGGACGCGACGACCGGCAAGGAGAAGTGGGTGTACCAAACGGTGCACGACGACCTGTGGGACTTCGACGTGCCCATGCAGCCGACCTTCGCGGACTTCCCGAATGGCCAGGGCGGCACGACGCCGGCGCTGATCTTCGGCACCAAGGCTGGTCAGATCTTCGTGCTGGACCGCCTGACCGGCAAGCCGCTGACCCAGGTGGAAGAGCGTCCGGTGCCCGCGGGCAACATCCAGGGCGAGACCTATTCGCCGACGCAGCCCTTCTCGGTGGGCATGCCCTCCATCGGCGCGGACGACCTGACAGAGTCGGACATGTGGGGCGCGACGCCCTTCGACCAGCTGCTGTGCCGCATCCACTTCAAGTCGAAGCGCTATACGGGTCTCTTCACGCCGCCGGGCACGGATGCGTCGCTGAACCTGCCGGGTTCGCTGGGCGGCATGAACTGGGGCGGTCTGTCGATCGATCCGGTCAATGGCCTGCTGTTCGTGAACGACATGCGCGTGGGCCTGGAAGTGCAACTGGTGGAAGTGTCGCCCAACGTGCAGGCCAGGAAGAGCGACGGCAACGAAGCCGCCGCCATCAGCGGCCCGGTCGCGCTGTCGGGCACGCCCTATGCCATCAACGCCAAGGTGCGCTTCATGTCGCAGCTGGAGATCCCGTGCCAGAAGCCGCCTTTCGGCACGCTGAGCGCCATCGACCTGAAGACGCAGCAGATGCTGTGGCAGGTGCCGGTGGGCACGGTGAAGGACACGGGTCCGTTCGGCGTGAAGATGGGCCTGCCGATTCCGATCGGCATGCCGACCATCGGGGGCACGATGGCCACGCAAGGCGGCCTGGTGTTCATCGCCGCCACGCAGGATTACTACCTGCGCGCGTACGACAGCGGCACGGGCAAGGAAGTGTGGAAGGGCCGCCTGCCGGTGGGCAGCCAGGCCACGCCGATCAGCTACAAGTCGACGGAAGATGGCCGGCAGTACATCGTGATCTCGGCCGGTGGGGCGCGCAATTCGCCTGACCGTGGGGACTACGTGATCGCCTACGCCCTGCCGAAGCAGTAAGCCGCAAGGTATCCACCATGGCGCAAACGCCGGCAACGTGCCACACGTGCCGGCGTTTGTTTTTCATGGCGCCTCGTCAGCTCACGTCCTGCGGATTCCCCAGCTGCTTGTTCAGCAGCACGGCGCGCGACACCAGCGACTCGATGACCGCGGGCGAGGGCAGTTGCCCCTCATGGATCTCGATCGTCGCCATCTCGTAGTTCCCCACGGGTCTCAGCGTGGGCGCGACTTCCTGCAGGCGCTTGCCGCGCCAGAACGCGAAGAGCACGCGCTTGCCCTCGGCGCGGATCAGCAGCACCGGCCCGTCGGACAGGTAGACCAGGTGCCCCCACATGAGGGTCTCGGTGACGGCGGCGGCCGCCTGGACGTGTTCGCGCAGATACTCCACATAGTGACGGACCCATCCCTGTTGCAGTTCAACGTAGTCGTCCGGTGTCTTGGGCGGCTTCGGGCGCATGGGTCTCCTTCATGAGAGAGGCCTGAGCGACGGTGCAGGTCAGGCCCGGGGTCGGAAATGGGGGCTTGCTTACTGCAGGGACGGCGTTTTGGTGTCCACGCCATCGCGCAGCAAGGCGGTATCGCGCGGCCAGTCGGGCGGCGGGCCATAGCGGCCCAGCTCGCGCTCCAGGTCCACGCCGTACGGCGTCAGGCGAGGCTTCCAGGTTTGCAGGTTGCGTTGCAGCGCGGCGGCGTCGGGCAAGGGGCCGTTGGCGGCCAGGATGACGCGGTTGCCGCTGCGCAGGTTGTAGGTGGGGCCGAAGACCTCGGCATAGGTGGCGGACTCGCGCTCGAACAGCGTGCTGCCGGTGAAGGTGTTGGCGGCCAGCACGCCGCCCGGGGCCAGCAGCGTTTTCACCTCCGCCAGGAACTCGCGCGTGGTCAGGTGCGAAGGGATGTAGTCGACGTCGAACGCGTCCAGCAGCACCAGGTCATAGCGCGTGCCTGCCCGCACGGCGTCCTGCACGAACTGGCGGCCATCCGCCTCGTGCACGCGCACGCGGTCGGAGGGTTGGAAGTGGAAGAACGTGCGGGCGATCTTGACGACGGCCGGGTCGATCTCCACGACGTCGATGCGCGCCTTGGGCAGCAGCTCGGCATAGGCGCGCGGCAGCGTGCCGCCACCCAGGCCGATGACGAGAATGCGCTCGGGCTGGGGCTGCGTGAGCAGCGCCGACATCATCATCCGGGTGTAGTCGAAGACCATGCGGCGCGGCGCCTTCACGTCCTGGCAGGTCTGGCGGCCCGCGCCCAGGAAGGTGCCGAAAGCCATGCAGCGTTCGCCCGCCAGCTCATAGACGATGATGGGCGAGAACGGCGATTGCTCGGTGTGCAGGATGGTGTGCTGGGCCTGCGCGGGGGCGGCGGCAAGCAGCCCCCACGCGAGCAGGATGCCGCCCAGGCGGGACAGCACCTTGTGGTCAAGCAAAGGGCCCAGCCAGCCCCTCACGCCGGGTCCGTCCGGTGCGCGGGCAGCGGCACCGACAGGTCATGGGCCAGCGTGCTCAGGCCCTGCCAGATGGCGGCGTCGAAGGTCAGGTGCGTGGCGTGCTTCGCGCGGTTGCCGGCCTCGTATTCGCCGGGGTATTGCACGCGGTCAACGCCCGGTTGCGGCGGCGTGTCCAGCAGGTAGTCGATGAAGGCGCCCACTTCGTGCGTGCGCCAGTCGGACTGGAAGTCGACCTGCGGGTCCAGGATCAGCGCGAAGAGGTTGTTGGTGGCGGCGCCGCGGCGCGGGCGTTCGGGCTGGATGGTGCCGCCGCCGGACAGCACGCCCGCCAGCAGTTCGGCGACCAGGCCCAGGGCATAGCCCTTGTGGCCGCCGAAAGGCAGCAGCGCGCCGGGCGGGTCGGTGAAGAGCGCGCCGGGGTTGGTGGTGGCCCGGCCTTCTGCATCGATGAGCGCGCCCGCGGGCGCCTCCGACCCTTGCGCCGCCAGCACGCGCGCCTTGTTGACGGCGATGGTGCTGGTGGCCATGTCCACGATGAGCGGCGGCCGGCCATCGGGCAGGGGGCCGGCGAAGCACAGCGGGTTGGTGGTCATGCGCGCCTGCGCGCCGCCGAAGGGGGCGACGGTGGGATTGCGGTCGATGACGTTGGTGAAGGCCAGCAGCACGAAGCCGGCGTGCGCGCACATCTCGCCGTAGTGGCCCATGCGGCCCAGGTGGTGGCTGTTGCGCAGCGTCAGGATGCATTGGCCGCGCTCGCGGGTGCGCGCGATGCCTTGCTTGAAGACGTCGCGGCCCACGTGCTGGCCGTAGCCGTGATGGCCCTCGAAGGCCAGCAGCGTGCCGCGGTCGTTCACCCGCTCGGCGCGCCCTTGCGGATCGAGCAGGCCCGCGTCCAGCGCCTTGCGATAGCTGCCCAGGATGGACAGTCCGTGGCTGGTGTAGCCCACCCGGTCTGCCTCGACCAGGTGTTCGGCCACGTCCTGGGCGATGTCCTCGGGGGCGCCCTGGGCGCGCACGAGCGCTGCGCCGAAGCTGCGCGCCTCCTCCAGGGTCACCGTCACGGCGTTGCTGCTCACATCCATCCCAGCCACTTCCAGTAGGTCGCGCCGAACAGCAGCAGGAGCAGGTAGCCGACGATTGTCAGGATGACCCCGACCTTCGCGAACTGTTTCGCGGTGAAGGTTTCGGTGCCCATGCACACCATGTTCTGCGGCGCGTTGATGGGCAGCATGAAGCCGAAGCTGACGGCAAAGCCCAGCATCATGGTCAGGCCCAGGCGGTTGAAGTCGCCGGGCAGGGTCTGCAGCACGGCGATCAGGATGGGCAGCATGGCCGAGGTCAGCGCGGTGGCGCTGGCAAAGCCCAGGTGGATGAGGATGAGGAAGGCGCTGAGGATGGCCAGCACGCCCAGCGGGCCGACGGCGTCCAGGCCGGTGTGCAGCACGACCTGCGCGCCCAGCCATTGGCCGGCCTTGGTGGTGAGCAGCGCGGTGCCCAGGCTGATGCCGACGCCGAAGACGATGATGGTGCCCCACGGGATGCGGGCCTGCACGTCCTTCCAGGTCATGACACCCACGCGCGGCAGCATCAGCACGAC from Orrella dioscoreae includes the following:
- a CDS encoding IlvD/Edd family dehydratase; the encoded protein is MSQDNSNRDDDQSKSGLRKGLTNYGDAGFSLFLRKAFIKGAGYTDDALARPVVGIIDTGSAYNPCHGNAPQLVEAVKRGVLMSGGLPMPFPTISVHESFSQPTSMYLRNLMSMDTEEMIRAQPMDAVVLIGGCDKTVPAQLMGAASAGVPAIQLVTGSMLTGGHRGERVGACTDCRRFWGKYRADEIDGEEIADVNNQLVASVGTCSVMGTASTMACMTEALGMMLPGSAAPPAVTADRMRYAEQTGVTAVTMARNRLTPDKIMTPAAFENALRVLLAIGGSTNGVVHMTAVAGRLGFDIDMKQLDKMSRETPVLVDLKPSGQHYMEDLHKAGGVPALLRELRPLLRLEALTVTGRTLGEELDDARPPFTQHVIRTVADPIYPQGGIAVLEGNLAPGGAIIKQSAAAPALMEHEGRAVVFENAEDMANRIDDPDLDVNADDVLVLKNIGPTGAPGMPEAGYLPIPKKLARQGVKDMVRISDGRMSGTAAGTIVLHVTPEAAVGGTLAYVQNGDRIRLSVAKREISLLVDEAELARRRAEKPVVRPEAGRGYRKLFLQTVTQADKGVDFDFLRSEENNGKIPESR
- a CDS encoding Bug family tripartite tricarboxylate transporter substrate binding protein → MRFSLNSCRARMLGAVMVAGAAFAAAAPVVQAAYPDKPIRLIVPYPPGGATDVIGRVVGQALGESLGQTVVVENRAGAAGNIGAAAVASSAPDGYTLLMGALTSHSINSVLYAKQVSYDLEKSFTPVSLLGRVPLVFVVNPSVKANNLKELIDLAKSKPGELTYANSGNGSPQHLSGELFKVTAGVDLLQVPYRGSGPAMTDLIGGQVLTMIETVPAAQPHIQGGKLRALAVTTAQRVSTLPDVPTAAEAGLPNFEVNSMFGILAPAGTPADVVEKVNAALKEILARPAVKDALLKQGAIAEYASAADTGKEIAKEVGKWRDVIQKANIKPE
- a CDS encoding membrane-bound PQQ-dependent dehydrogenase, glucose/quinate/shikimate family, which encodes MSTPAPRPSVLATAWRLVLAFLILATGAFFTYYGFQLVTLSGSPYFLIAGILLLLSGIQIARRKTSGAWLYALTFAGTLIWAVADAGLDFWPLVSRLMVLAGLGILVSLSYPLLRTDKQQDSTPTKRSASKVVAAVLAVACVATVAGMFMPHAPVSKGEQLALKPVDPAKEQKNWSHYGNTEGGTRFAALDQITRDNVKDLEVAWTYRTGDTPVSPGGGGAEDQQTPLQIGNRVFLCTPHNNVIALDATTGKELWKTEINAKQKKWMRCRGLAYFDVAEPLAQPNTEGASLVLPVSVPAGAICQRRILMNSVAPELIALDADTGAFCPDFGVNGRVDLRAGMGKGADKGEYYPTSAPTLAGTTIVIGGRVADNVSTDMPGGVVRGFDVITGAQRWAFDPGKPQDQAAPADGQTYTRSTPNVWAPMSYDSTSNTVFMPVGSAAVDLWGVKHTALDRKYGASMLAVDATTGKEKWVYQTVHDDLWDFDVPMQPTFADFPNGQGGTTPALIFGTKAGQIFVLDRLTGKPLTQVEERPVPAGNIQGETYSPTQPFSVGMPSIGADDLTESDMWGATPFDQLLCRIHFKSKRYTGLFTPPGTDASLNLPGSLGGMNWGGLSIDPVNGLLFVNDMRVGLEVQLVEVSPNVQARKSDGNEAAAISGPVALSGTPYAINAKVRFMSQLEIPCQKPPFGTLSAIDLKTQQMLWQVPVGTVKDTGPFGVKMGLPIPIGMPTIGGTMATQGGLVFIAATQDYYLRAYDSGTGKEVWKGRLPVGSQATPISYKSTEDGRQYIVISAGGARNSPDRGDYVIAYALPKQ
- a CDS encoding DUF1801 domain-containing protein → MRPKPPKTPDDYVELQQGWVRHYVEYLREHVQAAAAVTETLMWGHLVYLSDGPVLLIRAEGKRVLFAFWRGKRLQEVAPTLRPVGNYEMATIEIHEGQLPSPAVIESLVSRAVLLNKQLGNPQDVS
- a CDS encoding spermidine synthase — its product is MLDHKVLSRLGGILLAWGLLAAAPAQAQHTILHTEQSPFSPIIVYELAGERCMAFGTFLGAGRQTCQDVKAPRRMVFDYTRMMMSALLTQPQPERILVIGLGGGTLPRAYAELLPKARIDVVEIDPAVVKIARTFFHFQPSDRVRVHEADGRQFVQDAVRAGTRYDLVLLDAFDVDYIPSHLTTREFLAEVKTLLAPGGVLAANTFTGSTLFERESATYAEVFGPTYNLRSGNRVILAANGPLPDAAALQRNLQTWKPRLTPYGVDLERELGRYGPPPDWPRDTALLRDGVDTKTPSLQ
- a CDS encoding Ldh family oxidoreductase, which codes for MTVTLEEARSFGAALVRAQGAPEDIAQDVAEHLVEADRVGYTSHGLSILGSYRKALDAGLLDPQGRAERVNDRGTLLAFEGHHGYGQHVGRDVFKQGIARTRERGQCILTLRNSHHLGRMGHYGEMCAHAGFVLLAFTNVIDRNPTVAPFGGAQARMTTNPLCFAGPLPDGRPPLIVDMATSTIAVNKARVLAAQGSEAPAGALIDAEGRATTNPGALFTDPPGALLPFGGHKGYALGLVAELLAGVLSGGGTIQPERPRRGAATNNLFALILDPQVDFQSDWRTHEVGAFIDYLLDTPPQPGVDRVQYPGEYEAGNRAKHATHLTFDAAIWQGLSTLAHDLSVPLPAHRTDPA